DNA sequence from the Candidatus Acidiferrales bacterium genome:
CGGCGATGCCGTTCAAATCCGACTGCCGGCGCGAAGCCCATTCCTCCGGAGAGATCCCGGTTGGAGGCGGGGAAGACTTGAACGTTTTGACCATGGCGCCCGCTCTCTCTCCGAAGGCAAAGATTGTTTGAGCGTCGTTCATCTGTTCGGCTGCTCGAACCATGCTCGTGATGACGTTGAAATCGAGCGGGTCCAGGGCCAGCGCTCGCTCTCCCGTCTCCCATACCTTCGGATAGTCCTGCGCCTTCAGGTAGTCCGCTTGAAGCATCTCCAGCGCCACCACCACCGCATCGGAGCCGGCGAATTTTTGAATAAAATCTTCAAACATGGCAACTTTTTTTTGCGGGTCGCTTTCGGCGGAGATGGCGCTGAGCGCTTTGTCTTCCGGGCTGTTCGCCGCAATCAGAACGCGTTTGCCAATCTGTGCGCCGGCAGAGCTTGCCGTCGCAACCAGGAGGAATAACAGGCACCATCGCTTCATGGCAACCTCCCGTCCCGAAGCCTCGGGACCGTCCCGCTCCGCCGGATCATCTCCCAATTTTTCGGGGCAGGAACCGAGGCACGCGGCGAGCATACTCCTCGTAAGCGGCGCCGAACCTTTTCCGCAACTCTCTTTCTTCCAATTGGACGATAGCCAGCACCATGGCCAGCCACGCCGCGAGCACGGCGGCAAGCGCCGGCGTTCCGGCCAACAACCACGCCCCCGTTACCGACAGAATCATGCCGGCATACCGCGGATGTCGCATGCTTCCGTAGATTCCCCGGTCGGAAAGCGCTTGCTTCCCGGCTCCCAGGGCATCGGGACGGGACGGGCTGAGTTCGGCCAGGCCAACCAGCCGCCGCCATCCCAGGTCGGATTCCACTCGACGCATCAACCAAAGGTCCAACCCGATCAACAGAAAACCGAGCAACACTCTCGAGAGGGCTACCGGTTCCGGGACAAAAAGGAGCCCGCGAAAACGCA
Encoded proteins:
- a CDS encoding methyltransferase, producing MGWEDGLRVVVYVILLAQLPIPVFWVFVHPFTDFWRGRARFAYALVGVPVWGLCAAGVLRFRGLLFVPEPVALSRVLLGFLLIGLDLWLMRRVESDLGWRRLVGLAELSPSRPDALGAGKQALSDRGIYGSMRHPRYAGMILSVTGAWLLAGTPALAAVLAAWLAMVLAIVQLEERELRKRFGAAYEEYARRVPRFLPRKIGR